The DNA segment CAGCAGGGAGCGCGTGACGTGCGGCCAGTCGGCAGCAAGTACCTGCTTGAGGAGCCGCTCGGACGCGGCGCCACAGGCACCGTCTGGCGTGCCCGCCAGCGCGAGACCGCGGGCGCGGAGGCGGCCGTCGCCGGCCAGCCGGGCGAAACGGTCGCGATCAAGGTCTTGAAGGAAGAGCTGGCGAGCGACCCGGACATCGTGATGCGCTTCCTGCGCGAGCGCTCCGTCCTGCTCCGGCTCACCCACCCGAACATCGTCCGGGTCCGCGACCTGGTCGTGGAGGGCGAGCTGCTGGCGCTGGTCATGGACCTGGTCGACGGCCCCGACCTGCACCGCTACCTGCGCGAGAACGGCCCCCTGACGCCGGTCGCCGCCGCCCTGCTGACCGCGCAGGTCGCCGACGCGCTCGCCGTGAGCCACCGCGACGGCGTCGTGCACCGCGACCTGAAGCCCGCCAACGTGCTGCTGCGGCAGCGGGACGGCGAGATGCACCCGATGCTGACCGACTTCGGCATCGCCCGCCTCGCCGACTCCCCGGGCCTGACCCGCACCCAGGAGTTCGTCGGCACGCCCGCCTACGTCGCCCCGGAGTCCGCCGAGGGCCGCCCGCAGACCTCCGCCGTCGACGTCTACGGCGCCGGCATCCTGCTGTACGAGCTGGTCACCGGCCGTCCACCGTTCTCCGGCGCCACCTCGCTGGAGGTGCTGCACCAGCACCTCAGCGCCGAGGCGCGCCGGCCCTCCACCGTGCCGGACCCGCTGTGGACGGTGATCGAGCGCTGCCTGCGCAAGAACCCCCTGGAGCGGCCCAGCGCCGAGAACCTCGCGCGCGCCCTGCGGGTCGTCGCCGAGGGCATCGGGGTGCACGCGAACTCCGCCCAGATCGCGGCGGCCGAGGGCGTCGGCGCGCTGCTGGCCCCCGACCCGGCCCCGACCTCGGTGCCGGGCGAGCCGGGCATCGCCGGCGCGGCGGACCCCACGCAGGTGCTGCCGACCGGGTCCCCGCAGGGCTCGTACGACCCGAACGGCGCCACCAGCGTCCTGCCGCACACCGCGGGGCCCACCGGTGCCGCCGACCCCACCGCCGTCCTGCCGCACACCGGCGCGGCCGATCCGACGGCCGTGCTCCCGAACACCGGACCGCAGGGCGCCGGGCCCGACCAGCCGCACCCCTGGCAGAACCAGCTGCGGGCCGCCCGGGACCGCAATGAGCAGACGCAGATCCAGTACCTCTCCCCGGAGGACGACCCGCTGCACCACCGGCCCCAACGGCAGGTGGCCCGCCCGCAGCAGCAGCCGCGGCAGGCGCCGCAGCCGCGCCCCCAGCAGCCGCAGCAGCGCGGCCGGCAGCAGGGGCAGGGCCAGGGCCAGCAGGGGTATCAGCAGGGGTACGGCTACGCGACCCAGCAGCCGCAGCAGCACCAGCCGCAGCGCCGGCCCCAGCAGTACGACCCGCCGCCGCAGCCGCAGCGGCCCGCGCGGGAGCCCAGGGCGCCGCGGCAGCGCAGCGCCAACCCGATGAAGATCCCCGGGCTCGGCTGCCTGAAGGGCTGCCTGTTCACGATCGTCATCCTGGTGGTGGCGAGCTGGCTGATCTGGGAGCTGACCCCGCTGCACACCTGGGTCGGCCAGGGCCGCGGCTACTGGCACGAGCTGTCCCACTGGGCGAACCAGGCGGGCCGCTGGATGAAGGACCTGGGCGGCGGCAACTGACCCGTCAGGTTGGAGATTTGTCGACATCTGGCGGGTGATTTCCGCCGCCGCGGTGAAGGTTGGCTCGCCGGACGCGTAGTTTTAACGACAACACGCGTCTGTAGGAGCAGTCTTGGCACGGAAGATCGGCAGCCGGTACACCGCGCACCAGATCCTGGGACGGGGCAGCGCCGGCACGGTGTGGCTGGGCGAGGGGCCCGAGGGTCCCGTCGCGATCAAGCTGCTGCGGGAGGACCTCGCCTCGGACCAGGAGCTGGTCGGGCGCTTCGTCCAGGAGCGCACGGCGCTGCTCGGGCTGGAGCACCCGCACATCGTCACCGTGCGCGACCTCGTCGTCGACGGCAATGACCTGGCCCTGGTGATGGACCTGGTGCGCGGCACCGATCTGCGCACCCGCCTCGAACGGGAGCGCAGGCTCGCTCCCGAGGCCGCGGTGGCGATCGTCGCCGATGTCGCGGACGCGCTGGCCGCGGCGCACGCGGCGGGGGTCGTGCACCGGGACGTCAAGCCGGAGAACGTGCTGCTCGACATGCAGGGCCCGCTCGGCCCCGGCGGCGCGCACCCCGCGCTGCTGACCGACTTCGGGGTGGCCAAGCTGATCGACGCGCCGCGCCGGACGCGCGCCACGAAGATCATCGGTACGCCGGACTACCTGGCCCCGAGATCGTCGAGGGGCTGCCCCCGCGGGCCTCCGTGGACATCTACGCGCTGGCCACGGTGCTGTACGAGCTGCTGGCGGGCTTCACCCCCTTCGGCGGCGGCCACCCGGGCGCGGTGCTGCGCCGCCATGTCACCGAGACGGTGGTCCCCCTCCCCGGCATCCCCGAGGAGCTGTGGCAGCTGATCGTGCAGTGCCTCGCCAAGGCACCCGCCTCCCGGCTGCGGGCGTCCGAACTGGCGGCGCGGCTGCGGGAGCAGTTGCCGACGCTGGCCGGGCTGCCGCCGCTGGACGTGGACGAGCCGGACCTCTCCGAGGAGGCGGCCGAGGAGGAACCGGCGGCGCCCGCGGCTCCGGCGGGGGGTGCGCCGGTACGACGACGGGGCGCGGTCTCCCTCGTCCAGGGCGCCCGGCCCGACTCCAACCGCGACACCCACACGTCGATGCGGGTGCCCGCCCCCGACGAGCTGGCCGGCGGCGCGCACGGCACGGCCCGGGCACCGCGTCCGGCGGGAGCCCCCCGGCCGGGCTCGGCGAAACACCGCGCGGCGGTTCGGCGGCGCCGGATCACGCTGGGGGTGGCCGGGGTGGCGGTGGCGGCGCTGGTGTCGGTCGGCGCGTGGTGGGCGACGTCGGACTCCCCGGCGGACTCCCCGCGCCCGGCGTCCACGTCGTCCGCCCCCTGACCCCGGCGCGGCGGAGGTCGCTTGCCACAGCCGTTACGCTTGAACCGTGGCAGTCGTCGATGTATCCGAAGAGCTGAAGTCCCTCTCCTCGACCATGGAGTCGATCGAGGCCGTCCTGGACCTCGACAAGATGAGGGCAGATATCGCCGCGCTTGAGGAGCAGGCGGCGGTCCCGTCCCTGTGGGACAACCCGGACGAGGCGCAGAAGATCACCAGCAAGCTCTCCCACCTCCAGGCCGAGGTCAGGAAGGCGGAGGCGCTGCGCGGTCGCATCGACGACCTCTCGGTCCTCTTCGAGATGGCCGAGGAGGAGGACGACCCGGACACCCGCGCCGAGGCCGAGTCCGAGCTGGCCTCCGTACGCAAGGCGCTGGACGAGATGGAGGTCCGTACCCTCCTGTCCGGCGAGTACGACTCCCGCGAGGCCCTGGTCAACATCCGCGCCGAGGCCGGGGGCGTCGACGCCGCCGACTTCGCCGAGAAGCTCCAGCGCATGTACCTGCGCTGGGCCGAGCAGCGCGGCTACAAGACGGAGCTCATCGAGACGTCGTACGCCGAAGAGGCCGGCATCAAGTCGACCACCTTCTCCGTGCAGGCGCCGTACGCCTACGGCACCCTCTCCGTCGAGCAGGGCACCCACCGCCTGGTGCGCATCTCGCCCTTCGACAACCAGGGCCGCCGCCAGACCTCCTTCGCCGGTGTCGAGGTGCTGCCCGTGGTCGAGCAGTCCGACCACGTCGAGATCGACGAGTCCGAGCTGCGGATCGACGTCTACCGTTCCTCCGGTCCCGGTGGCCAGGGCGTCAACACGACCGACTCCGCGGTCCGCATCACCCACCTGCCCACCGGCATCGTGGTCTCCTGCCAGAACGAGCGGTCGCAGATCCAGAACCGCGCCACCGCGATGAACGTCCTCCAGGCCAAGCTGCTGGAGCGCCGCCGCCAGGAGGAGCAGGCCAGGATGGACGCCCTGAAGGGCGACGGCGGCAACTCCTGGGGCAACCAGATGCGTTCGTACGTGCTCCACCCGTACCAGATGGTCAAGGACCTGCGCACCGAGCACGAGGTCGGCAACCCCGAGGCCGTGTTCAACGGCGAGATCGACGGTTTCCTGGAAGCCGGAATTCGCTGGCGCAAGCAGCAGGAGAAGTAACTTTGTCGACATGACAACTGCCGCCCGAGTGGCGGCAGTTGTTGTTTTGTCTGGCTTTTACATCACAGTCACACGCGCCAAATCCCCCTGAAAGCCCTCCGGTTCGGGCAAAGCGGCCAGAACGCCCTTGACGTTGCTATGAAAAATCGGAAGGGTGAGCGCGGCATGCGTGTAACTGGGGAGCATGTGAACCGGGGGCGCCGAATCGCTCGACCTTGATTCGGGCTTCGTCAGCTGCCTCCGTCGATCACGGCCAGCCCCATCGCGCGGCCTCCTTGACGAACAGCTACTGGGGGTAGCAGCCATATGACGAAGAAGACGCGGATCCGGGTCGCGCGGATAGCCGCGGGCGCCGTGATCGCGGCCGGTGCGTCCCTGACGGCCGCCGGTGCGGCCTCCGCCCTGGACCTCGATGTCCACGCGGGCCCGATCAACCTCGGTGTGAAGGCCGACGACCCCTGCGACCCGGTGGGAGTCTGCGACTCCACCGGTGGGGACCCCTCCACCACGGGTGGCGACCCGTCCACGACCGGTGGGGACCCGTCCACGACGGGCGGTGACCCCTCCACGACCGGCGGCGACCCGTCCACCACGGGCGGCGACCCCTCCACCACCGGCGGGGACCCGTCCACGACCGGTGGGGACCCGTCCACCACGGGCGGCGACCCCTCCACGACCGGCGGGGACCCGTCCACCACCGGTGGGGACCCCTCCACCACGGGCGGCGACCCCTCCACCACGGGTGGCGACCCGTCCACGACGGGCGGTGACCCCTCCACGACCGGCGGCGACCCGTCCACCACGGGCGGCGACCCCTCCACGACCGGCGGCAGCGGAAGCTCCGGCGGCCAGGGCAACTCCGGCGGCACCGGCGGCGGCGGTCACCACGGCGGGGGCACCGGCGGCGGCGGTCACCACGGTGGCGGCACCGGCGGCGGCTCCGGCACCGGTGGCGACAGCCCGCAGGGCGGCGGCAACGACAACGCCACCCAGGAGGAGGGCTCCTCGGCGCTCACCAACACCGGGTCGGACAGCCCGCAGCCGCAGACCGGCGGCAAGCAGCTCGCCGAGACCGGTGCCGGGCAGACCACGTTCCTGGTCATCGGCGCCGCGACGATGATCGCCGGCGGCATCGGCTTCCGTATCCTGCCGCGCCTGGCGGGCCGGGGCGGCGCGGCCGCCTGACGGCAGCCGGGCGGTAGCCGCCCGCGCACCCGGCGCACGCGCAAGGGCCCGGAGCATCCGCTCCGGGCCCTGACGGGTTTCTGGGGCTTTTCTCGGCCGCTTCTTACCTGGTCAGGCCGTCTGGTGGGCCAGCAGCGCCACCGCGG comes from the Streptomyces sp. SUK 48 genome and includes:
- a CDS encoding serine/threonine-protein kinase produces the protein MRPVGSKYLLEEPLGRGATGTVWRARQRETAGAEAAVAGQPGETVAIKVLKEELASDPDIVMRFLRERSVLLRLTHPNIVRVRDLVVEGELLALVMDLVDGPDLHRYLRENGPLTPVAAALLTAQVADALAVSHRDGVVHRDLKPANVLLRQRDGEMHPMLTDFGIARLADSPGLTRTQEFVGTPAYVAPESAEGRPQTSAVDVYGAGILLYELVTGRPPFSGATSLEVLHQHLSAEARRPSTVPDPLWTVIERCLRKNPLERPSAENLARALRVVAEGIGVHANSAQIAAAEGVGALLAPDPAPTSVPGEPGIAGAADPTQVLPTGSPQGSYDPNGATSVLPHTAGPTGAADPTAVLPHTGAADPTAVLPNTGPQGAGPDQPHPWQNQLRAARDRNEQTQIQYLSPEDDPLHHRPQRQVARPQQQPRQAPQPRPQQPQQRGRQQGQGQGQQGYQQGYGYATQQPQQHQPQRRPQQYDPPPQPQRPAREPRAPRQRSANPMKIPGLGCLKGCLFTIVILVVASWLIWELTPLHTWVGQGRGYWHELSHWANQAGRWMKDLGGGN
- the prfB gene encoding peptide chain release factor 2, with the protein product MAVVDVSEELKSLSSTMESIEAVLDLDKMRADIAALEEQAAVPSLWDNPDEAQKITSKLSHLQAEVRKAEALRGRIDDLSVLFEMAEEEDDPDTRAEAESELASVRKALDEMEVRTLLSGEYDSREALVNIRAEAGGVDAADFAEKLQRMYLRWAEQRGYKTELIETSYAEEAGIKSTTFSVQAPYAYGTLSVEQGTHRLVRISPFDNQGRRQTSFAGVEVLPVVEQSDHVEIDESELRIDVYRSSGPGGQGVNTTDSAVRITHLPTGIVVSCQNERSQIQNRATAMNVLQAKLLERRRQEEQARMDALKGDGGNSWGNQMRSYVLHPYQMVKDLRTEHEVGNPEAVFNGEIDGFLEAGIRWRKQQEK